The genomic DNA GTTGTTTGCCCAGCCGGTGGGCAGGATTTCGATCGTTTGCACACATTCGAGCCGCATGGCCGGATGATGGAAATGCAAACGATCGGATTGGGAGTATTGTTTGTGACCGGAACGATGGCGGGTGAAGTCTCGCCGAATGCTGAGCGACATTCATCCGGGCATGCCCTGGAACACCGCCTCCGTTGGGCGGGGTTTGTGCGTTTGCCAAATTGTTCGCAATACGTGCCGGTCCGCTGGGAAAACCCTCCCCCGCGGCGGGCCGCGGCGCGGGGGAGGAGAAAGGAGACGGTGCTCAGGCGGCCAGCTTCTCGCGGATCAGCGCCTTGGTCTCGTCCAGTCCGTAGAGCTGGATGAAGGAGCCCATGCGCGGGCCGGTGGTCTGGCCGAGCAGCACCTCGTAGAGCGCCTGGAACCACGCGCGCAGCTCGGTGAAGCCGTGCTCCTTGCCGACCGCGAAGACCTCGTTCTGGATGACGTCGCCCGCCGCGTCGGCGGGGATGCCGTCCAGACGCGTCAGCAGATCCTCCAGCGCGGCGCGCTCGGCGTCGGTGGGGGCGCGGAAGCGCTTCGTCGGCTTCACCTGATCCTGGTAGTAGCGGACGGCGTAACCGACCAGCTTGTCCAGGAAGGGGCTGTTCTCCGGCGTCGCCTCGGGCGCGTAGCGGCTGATGAAGCCCCACATCACGTCCTTGGTCTCGGCGTTCGCCGCCCCGGCGAGGTTCAGCAGCAGGTTGAAGGACACGTCCGAGCGCACCGCCGGGGCCGTGCCGTTGTGGATGTGCCAAGCCGGGTTCTCCAGCGCCTTGGCCGGCTCCTCCACCGGCAGCTTGGCGACGAAGGCCAGATACTCGTCCACCGCCCGCGGGATCACGTCGAAATACAGGCGCTTGGCCGACTTCGGCTTCTGGAACATGTAGAGGGCGAGGCTCTCCGGCGGGGCGTAGGCCAGCCACTCTTCCATGGTCAGGCCGTTGCCCTTGGACTTGGAGATCTTCTGCCCCTTGTCGTCCAGGAACAGCTCGTAGTTGAAGCCCTGCGGCGGGGTGCCGCCGAGGATGTTGACGATCTTCCCGGCCAGCTCGGCCGACGGGATCAGGTCCTTGCCGTACATCTCGTAATCGACGCCCAGCGCGTACCAGCGCATGCCCCAGTCGGGCTTCCACTGGAGCTTCACATGGCCGCCGGTGACGGGGACCTCGACCTTCTTGCCGTCCTCGTCCTGGAAGACGATGGTGCCGGCGTCCACGTTGCGCTCCAGCACCGGAACCTGCAGCACGCGCCCCGTGGAGGGGGAGACGGGCAGGAACGGGCTGTAGGTCTGCTGGCGCTCCTCGCCCAGCGTCGGCAGCATGACGGCCATGATCTCGTCATAGCGCCGCAGCACGCCGAGCAGCGCCTCGTCGAAGCGGCCCGACTTGTACCAGTCGGTGGAGGACTGGAACTCGTACTCGAAGCCGAAGCTGTCGAGGAAGGCGCGCAGCCGCGCGTTGTTGTGCGCGCCGAAGCTGTCGTGCGTGCCGAACGGGTCGGGGACCTGGGTCAGCGGCTTGCCGAGGTTGGCGGCCACCAGCTCCTTGTTCGGGATGTTGTCCGGGACCTTGCGGAGCCCGTCCATGTCGTCGGAGAAGCAGAAGAGCTTCGTCGGGATGTCGCTCATCCGCTGGAAGGCCTGACGGACCATGGTGGTGCGCGCCACCTCGCCGAAGGTGCCGATGTGCGGCAGGCCCGACGGACCGTAGCCGGTCTCGAACAGGACGTAGCCTTTGGCCGGCGGCTCTTTCGCGAAGCGCGCGACCAGTTTGCGCGCCTCCTCGAACGGCCACGCCTTCGCCTGCAACGCCAATTCCCGCTCGCCGGTCATGGTAGAGCCCCTTCAAAACTCGACGGAAGTGTAGAAAGGCAGCGACCCTAGGGCGGTCCGTGCCGTCCGTCAACGGGCGCCGCTTGTCCGTTTCACGGTTCGGGCGCATGTCTGGATGTGGATCACCCGCCGAGGACCCGCATGAGCTGGCTGTTTTTGTCCGTCGCCATCGCCTTCGAGATCGTGGGCACCGTCGCCATGAAGATGTCCGACGGCATGACCCGCCTGTGGCCCAGCCTGGCGGTGGTGGCCTGCTATCTGGTTGCCTTCGCGATGCTGGCCCAGGCGCTGCGCGAGATCGAGGTGGGCGTGGCCTACGCCATCTGGTCCGCGGTGGGCACGGCGGCCATCGCGGCGATCGGGATTTGGGTGTTCGGCGAGTCGCTCAACTTCCTGAAGCTGGCGGGGATTCTGCTGATCGTGGCGGGGGTGGTGAGTTTGAGGATGTCGGGGAGCGGGGCGTAGATCCTCATGCCCGGATGTCGAGCGACGGACTAATGCCGGCGGCCACCACCGGCACGCCGTCGCGGAACAGAGGCATGTCCTTCAGGTCCTTGACATAGCCACCGGTGGCGACAGCCTCGGGCGACTTGTCCTTGAGGCGGTCCATGGCGCCCTTGATCATGGCGACCAACGGATTCTCGCTGTCGAGATCGTCCGGTTCCCGACCGCTGCTCCGCATCGACTGCTCGTACCCGAACTGGTTGGCGGCGCGTTGGACCGCCCAGTTGGCCGAGCCTTTCTCCTCGTCGCTGACGCTCTCCAGGAAGGCGACGCCGGCCCGGAAGCGGGCGGCGTGATCGTTGCCCGTCGGGTCCGCGGCCATCATGGCCTGCCCCTGCTGTTGCGACATGATGGATTGGGCAGTGTCCTGCTCGTCTTTGGAGAAGCTGCCGTCGCTGTTGCTGGCGATGGCGAAGAGGGCGCGGCGGTCGAGCCCGCCATAGACGGTGTCCCAGCTTTCCTGGGTGGCGTGCATGTAGTCCATCGGCTTGCCGCTCGCGGCCAGTTCCGCGTATTTGGCGTCGATGGCCGCCCGCGTGTCCTTGGCGACGGTCGCGAAATCCTTCTTTCCCGCGGTCTGGGGTGAGGCCTGGGACGCCAGGGACGCCTGGGCCGTCTCCGACAATGTGACGACCGCCGCATCGCGCGTGCCGTTGGAGGAGTCGGCGGCCGTGTCCTTTGCCCCCACCGCACTCTTTGAGGTGGATGGTGTCGTCGCGATCAGGGTGGCCGGTTGCCGAGCCGCACCCAACGATGCATCCATGACGTTCATCAGACCGCTCTCCGATTGCCGAGGCTTGCCAGTGATTGGAGAGTGTCGGCGTGCCGGATCACTCTACGGCCGTGTGTGATAATCGAGGAAGTTTACCAAAAGATGTATTGGCGGTCGATCGGCAAGTTCTCAGGTTGAACGGCGATGGTCCAAAGCTAACGCGCGCAATCGGCCAACCCGTCCCGCTCCACCACCGCCATGCGCCGTTCGATGACGCCGGCCCGCCGCGCCACATAGGCGCCGGGCGGGTTCGGGGACCAGTTGCGGGGGTTGGGCAGGACGACGGCCAGCAGGGCGGCCTCGCGGCGGGTCAGGGCCGATGCCGGTTTCGTGAAATGGTGGCGGGCGGCGGCCTCGGCGCCGTAGACGCCGTCGTCCCACTCCACGATGTTCAGATAGACCTCCAGGATGCGGCTCTTGGGCCACAGCGCCTCGATCAGCAGGGTGAACCATGCCTCCGCGCCCTTGCGGGTCCAACTGCGGTCCGGCCAGAGGAAGGCGTTCTTGGCGGTCTGCTGGCTGATCGTGCTGCCGCCGCGCAGGCGCCGGCCCTCCTCGTTGTCCTCGAAGGCGCCTTCGATTGCCGCCCAGTCGAAGCCGCCATGGCCGCAGAACAGCGTGTCCTCCGACGCGATGACCGCGCGGGCGAGGTGGGGGGAGATCTGCGACATGGGCACCCAGTCGTGCGCCAGCCCGGACCCTCCGGCGGCGCGGATCAGCATCAGGGGCGTGGCCGGCACCGGCACCACGCGGTAGAGCGCCGCCCAGCCGACGCTGAAGGCCACCAGGGCGACGGCCAGGGCCATCAGGAGTCTCAGCAGACGCCGGACCGGAAACCGCATGCGCTCGACCTCTCCTCTGCGACGCTCAAGGACGGGGGGAGCACTTTCGAGGGGGCGGGCCGATCGGTCAACACGGGTTTGCTCGCATTGCGGCGACGGGGGCCATTATACTGCGCGCCATGGATCTGACCTCGGCGCCCTCCCTCCCGTCCTTCAGCCTCGATGACGCGCCGGCATTGGTGGCCGGTGCGCGCCGCGTGGTTCTGCTGACCGGTGATGGGGAGGTGGAGGAACTGCCGCCCGCCGCCGCCGCGAAGCGGGCGCGCCGCCAGCCGCCGCT from Azospirillum brasilense includes the following:
- the mtgA gene encoding monofunctional biosynthetic peptidoglycan transglycosylase, which codes for MRFPVRRLLRLLMALAVALVAFSVGWAALYRVVPVPATPLMLIRAAGGSGLAHDWVPMSQISPHLARAVIASEDTLFCGHGGFDWAAIEGAFEDNEEGRRLRGGSTISQQTAKNAFLWPDRSWTRKGAEAWFTLLIEALWPKSRILEVYLNIVEWDDGVYGAEAAARHHFTKPASALTRREAALLAVVLPNPRNWSPNPPGAYVARRAGVIERRMAVVERDGLADCAR
- a CDS encoding DMT family transporter is translated as MSWLFLSVAIAFEIVGTVAMKMSDGMTRLWPSLAVVACYLVAFAMLAQALREIEVGVAYAIWSAVGTAAIAAIGIWVFGESLNFLKLAGILLIVAGVVSLRMSGSGA
- a CDS encoding lysine--tRNA ligase, with the protein product MTGERELALQAKAWPFEEARKLVARFAKEPPAKGYVLFETGYGPSGLPHIGTFGEVARTTMVRQAFQRMSDIPTKLFCFSDDMDGLRKVPDNIPNKELVAANLGKPLTQVPDPFGTHDSFGAHNNARLRAFLDSFGFEYEFQSSTDWYKSGRFDEALLGVLRRYDEIMAVMLPTLGEERQQTYSPFLPVSPSTGRVLQVPVLERNVDAGTIVFQDEDGKKVEVPVTGGHVKLQWKPDWGMRWYALGVDYEMYGKDLIPSAELAGKIVNILGGTPPQGFNYELFLDDKGQKISKSKGNGLTMEEWLAYAPPESLALYMFQKPKSAKRLYFDVIPRAVDEYLAFVAKLPVEEPAKALENPAWHIHNGTAPAVRSDVSFNLLLNLAGAANAETKDVMWGFISRYAPEATPENSPFLDKLVGYAVRYYQDQVKPTKRFRAPTDAERAALEDLLTRLDGIPADAAGDVIQNEVFAVGKEHGFTELRAWFQALYEVLLGQTTGPRMGSFIQLYGLDETKALIREKLAA